A genome region from Arachis duranensis cultivar V14167 chromosome 6, aradu.V14167.gnm2.J7QH, whole genome shotgun sequence includes the following:
- the LOC107493448 gene encoding uncharacterized protein LOC107493448, whose translation MKRASDRDIELEDYNSDSEEKFESNNKVVDPGVDEDQTDDAMAADVADVANILTNQQAFEEPTFMRSLDLEAMHAPEFSQYINAAELLVMTDSKFTVGMEFNSTETVIKAMKYYTIRRGVDYWVHESEPMIFYVKCTQYGTYYHSKLDSSTIAEAIKPLVEVDPSIKVKSLIAEVQSKFNYTISYHKAWLANQKAVESIFGGWEASYEALPIWFEAMCHKEPSISIQTLQANSAGRRNSFEGCLLVAVSQDGNNNIVPIAFAIGEGETSEAWLAITRSNGSWSPPRAFHIFCFRHIESNFLRKFKAPYLQKLIINIEYWRMVHGYETRYQRLRNWGEAYTNWLDRIPREQYALAFDGGYQWSHMTTILVECINSVLKGARNLPITTLVKAIFYRLNE comes from the exons ATGAAACGAGCAT CGGACCGAGATATTGAACTGGAAGATTACAACAGTGATAGCGAGGAAAAATTTGAAAGTAACAATAAGGTCGTTGATCCAGGTGTAGACGAAGATCAAACTGACGATGCTATGGCAGCAGATGTGGCGGATGTGGCAAATATACTAACAAACCAGCAGGCATTTGAGGAGCCGACTTTCATGCGGTCGTTGGATTTGGAGGCAATGCATGCACCGGAGTTTTCTCAATATATAAATGCAG CAGAGCTTCTTGTTATGACGGATAGTAAATTCACCGTGGGAATGGAATTCAATTCTACCGAGACAGTAATTAAGGCGATGAAATATTATACCATCCGTAGAGGTGTAGATTATTGGGTGCATGAGTCAGAACCGATGATATTCTATGTTAAATGTACCCAGTACGGCACCTATT ATCATTCGAAGTTGGATTCCAGCACAATTGCAGAAGCAATAAAGCCATTGGTAGAAGTTGACCCATCTATAAAGGTGAAATCTTTGATTGCAGAAGTACAATCGAAGTTTAATTACACCATAAGTTATCACAAAGCATGGTTGGCAAACCAAAAGGCAGTGGAGTCAATTTTTGGAGGTTGGGAAGCTTCGTACGAAGCTTTGCCCATATGGTTTGAGGCCATGTGTCATAAGGAGCCATCAATA AGCATTCAAACATTGCAAGCCAATAGTGCAGGTAGACGGAACTCATTTGAGGGCTGTTTGTTGGTTGCAGTTTCACAGGATGGCAATAACAACATCGTGCCTATTGCATTTGCGATAGGGGAGGGAGAGACATCTGAGGCTTG GTTAGCTATTACTCGTAGTAACGGATCTTGGTCTCCTCCCAGAGCTTTCCACATTTTTTGCTTCAGACACATAGAGTCCAACTTCTTGAGGAAGTTCAAGGCTCCATATCTACAGAAGCTTATCATCAACATTG AATATTGGAGGATGGTTCATGGGTACGAGACTCGTTATCAGCGTTTACGCAACTGGGGTGAGGCTTATACCAACTGGTTGGATCGGATTCCACGTGAGCAGTATGCTTTGGCATTTGATGGGGGATACCAGTGGAGTCATATGACCACTATTCTAGTAGAATGCATCAACTCAGTACTGAAAGGGGCGCGCAATCTCCCAATCACTACACTTGTTAAGGCAATATTTTACAGGCTTAATGAATAG